CCACACGACTGCCTGGCAGACAGCCGCTGACGTGTATTTCCGTCAGACCGACCACGGCGGGAAACCAAAAAAGCCCCGCCGGGCACAGGCAGGGGCTCCAATACAACCGGAACACCGTCGCGTGCGAACCGCGGGGCGTAGACTCGGGCAGCTTTCCATCGTCCGTACGGAACGATGGATGCCGCCTGACCGGTGACCCGCCGTCCCGGAGGACGGTCAGGTGGGAGAAACGGAGCCTCCACTTGTGGGCCGGGCACAGAAGTGTCCGGCCGGTCGAAGTACATACTAGCACCCGCGTTGCAAGCCCGCCGCACGGCATATCGTGGGGCTCATGACTGACGCGACACCCTCCCCCGAAACCGCTGCCGACGGCGCCACCCCCGACTACGACGCCATGACCCGCGACATCGCGGACGTGCCCGCCGTCGAGGTGATCACCACGGTGGCCGTGCACCTGCTGAGCGCCGCGGCCGTCAACCTGGGCCTGGACAAGCCGGACTCCGAGCACAAGGACCTCGACGAGGCCCGCAAGCTGATCACGGCCCTGGCCGGCCTGGTCACCGCGAGCGCCACCGAGATCAGCTCCTTCCACGCCGCCCCGCTGCGCGACGGCCTGAAGTCGCTCCAGCTGGCCTTCCGCGAGGCGTCGATCGTCCCGGACGAGCCGGGCCAGGGTCCGGGCGAGAAGTTCACGGGTCCCGTCTTCGCCTGATCGCGCGCATACGACGCACATACGAAGAGGAGAGGCGGGTCACACGGGAATCCCCCGTGTGACCCGCCTCTCCTTTTTCCTTGCGGCTCTCGCTTGCGGCTCCTACCGCTGTTCCGGCTCTCCCGGTCAGCGGGTGAAGAGCGGTTCGCCGGGCGGAGCCGGCGCGTCCGGCGGCAGCAGCGCCAGGTCCAGCCCGCGCACCAGCCGGGCCCGCAGGGTGGTGTCCGCCGCCAGGGCCTCGGCGACGCGGCGGGCCGCCGCGGGCGCCTGCGCCCCGCCGGCCAGCACGATGGCGAGGGTGCCGTCGGCGTCCGCGCCGCCCGGGCCGAGGTGGGCGCGGAGCACGGCCGGCTCCGCTGACACGGCGGCCCGTACGGCCTCCCGTACGGCGGGGTCGGCCAGCGGGCCCGCGTCCGTACGGCCTTCGGCGAGGGCGAGCAGCGCGGGCCCGGTCAGCTGG
Above is a genomic segment from Streptomyces sp. NBC_01233 containing:
- a CDS encoding DUF1844 domain-containing protein produces the protein MTDATPSPETAADGATPDYDAMTRDIADVPAVEVITTVAVHLLSAAAVNLGLDKPDSEHKDLDEARKLITALAGLVTASATEISSFHAAPLRDGLKSLQLAFREASIVPDEPGQGPGEKFTGPVFA